The Clostridium sporogenes genome contains a region encoding:
- a CDS encoding PLP-dependent aminotransferase family protein — protein MNIKIDKNSLITITQQLVHYFSDRIMSGFIKAGQKLPSIRSLAKELGISPMTIIKAYNNLEQNGLVTTIQGKGTYVNERNSTVKSNNITEKDSFQWQMSVPDYLSRAQFRYNPNLSYSNDYYNLSVASLNHKLLPTKTILKDSLGLIQNDIKLLSQYPPAQGDYEFRNIMSQYLRSKEIATSPENILVTSGSQQGISLIASTFIGPGDIVVMETPTYPGAIDLFKCRGAVILTVPVDSEGMRTDILMNLCDKHSPKLIYTIPNFHNPTGYSMSSKRKVELLDIARYNDILIVEDDPWNEISYKREKIKTIKSMDTDGHVVYIKSLSKILGPSYRLAVIISESSILSRLIAAKANHDLGTSVLIQKTIINFIQSNKITYYIESLNKQLVKRRDKVISLLKSHAPSGMKWAIPEGGINIWVTLPKNFNVEKLLSYSITTKNISFLPGTICYPNEVEFNNLRICFTYLDEEFIEDTIIELCNLIKLLYTTKNITDYRPII, from the coding sequence ATGAATATTAAAATTGATAAGAATAGTCTAATTACTATAACTCAACAACTAGTTCATTACTTTTCGGATAGAATTATGTCTGGATTTATAAAAGCTGGTCAAAAGCTACCTTCTATCAGAAGTCTAGCCAAGGAATTAGGTATTAGCCCAATGACTATAATTAAAGCGTATAATAATTTAGAGCAAAATGGTTTGGTAACTACAATCCAAGGTAAAGGTACCTATGTTAATGAAAGAAACAGCACGGTGAAATCTAATAATATTACTGAAAAAGATAGTTTTCAGTGGCAAATGTCTGTGCCAGACTATTTATCTCGGGCTCAATTTAGATATAATCCTAATTTATCCTACTCCAATGATTACTATAATTTGTCCGTGGCCTCATTAAATCACAAACTGTTACCTACAAAAACTATATTAAAGGATTCTTTAGGCTTAATTCAAAATGATATAAAGCTTCTTTCTCAATATCCTCCTGCTCAAGGTGATTATGAGTTTAGAAATATCATGTCTCAATACTTGAGATCAAAAGAAATAGCTACTTCACCGGAAAATATTTTAGTAACTAGTGGTTCACAACAAGGAATAAGTCTTATAGCCAGCACCTTTATTGGACCTGGAGATATTGTAGTTATGGAAACTCCTACATATCCAGGGGCTATAGATTTATTTAAATGCAGAGGAGCAGTAATTTTAACTGTTCCTGTTGACAGTGAAGGTATGCGAACTGATATTTTAATGAACCTATGTGATAAACACTCGCCAAAGCTTATCTATACTATTCCAAACTTTCACAATCCAACTGGATATAGTATGAGTTCAAAACGGAAAGTAGAGCTTTTAGATATAGCTAGATATAACGATATTCTTATAGTTGAAGATGATCCTTGGAATGAAATTTCATATAAAAGAGAAAAGATTAAAACAATAAAATCCATGGATACTGATGGACATGTAGTTTATATAAAAAGTCTTAGCAAGATCCTAGGTCCTTCCTACCGGCTAGCTGTCATTATATCAGAGAGTTCCATACTCTCACGACTTATAGCAGCTAAAGCTAATCATGATCTTGGAACATCTGTACTAATTCAAAAGACTATTATAAACTTTATCCAGTCCAATAAAATCACATATTATATTGAAAGTTTAAATAAACAGCTGGTAAAAAGACGTGATAAGGTAATTAGTTTATTGAAGAGCCATGCACCTTCTGGTATGAAGTGGGCCATACCTGAAGGTGGAATAAATATTTGGGTTACACTTCCTAAAAATTTTAATGTCGAGAAGCTATTATCTTACTCTATTACAACAAAGAATATTTCTTTTTTACCTGGAACCATATGTTATCCTAATGAAGTAGAATTTAATAATCTTAGAATATGCTTCACATATTTAGATGAAGAATTCATAGAAGATACTATAATTGAGCTTTGTAACCTCATAAAGCTTCTATATACAACTAAAAACATTACTGACTATAGGCCTATTATTTAA
- a CDS encoding alkaline phosphatase family protein, which yields MFVDYNNSIVNLACSILEYFGAESEHSTLKEVDELLKYQYKNVVILLLDGLGVDTLQYHLSENGFFRKNLIKEYSSVFPPTTTSATTSIESGLTPLEHGWLGWSLYFSEINKIVNAFINTEKDTEIQVEGYHVASQFIPYKSIYQKIRDAGRANAYSVSKFGSNKIKTFDELTHEVEGLCATSEKKYIYGYWENPDSLMHEFGCYNSLVTANIKELEEKVTDMCKKLSDTLVIVTADHGHCNLKHYILSDYPKLITMLKRPTSIETRATAFYIKDEYLNDFPTEFHYNFGHDFLLYSKEEVIEKSIFGVGKMHPKFEEFIGDYLAVAISDKGIVYSQKSNQFISNHAGMTEQELKIPLIAICKK from the coding sequence ATGTTTGTTGATTATAATAATAGTATCGTGAATCTTGCTTGCTCTATCTTAGAATATTTTGGTGCTGAGAGTGAACATAGTACACTAAAAGAAGTGGACGAGCTTTTGAAATATCAATATAAAAATGTAGTTATCTTGCTATTGGATGGATTAGGGGTTGATACATTACAATATCATTTATCGGAAAATGGTTTTTTCCGAAAGAATTTGATTAAGGAATATTCATCTGTGTTTCCTCCAACTACTACATCAGCAACAACCTCTATTGAAAGTGGTTTAACCCCTTTGGAACATGGGTGGTTAGGATGGAGTTTGTATTTTAGTGAAATAAATAAAATTGTAAACGCATTTATTAATACGGAAAAAGACACAGAAATTCAGGTGGAGGGTTATCATGTTGCCAGTCAATTTATACCGTATAAAAGTATTTACCAAAAAATAAGAGATGCTGGGAGGGCTAATGCATATAGTGTATCGAAATTCGGAAGTAATAAAATAAAAACATTTGATGAATTGACGCATGAAGTAGAAGGGTTGTGTGCTACCTCCGAGAAAAAATACATATATGGATATTGGGAAAATCCTGATAGCTTAATGCATGAGTTTGGTTGCTATAACAGTCTGGTTACTGCGAATATAAAAGAACTCGAAGAAAAAGTAACAGATATGTGCAAAAAATTATCCGATACATTGGTTATTGTTACTGCAGACCATGGACATTGTAATTTGAAGCACTATATTTTGAGTGATTATCCTAAGTTAATTACTATGTTAAAACGTCCAACTTCTATCGAAACAAGAGCTACAGCGTTCTATATAAAAGATGAATATTTGAATGATTTTCCCACTGAATTCCATTATAATTTTGGCCACGACTTTTTATTGTACTCAAAAGAAGAGGTTATCGAAAAGAGTATATTTGGTGTTGGAAAAATGCATCCTAAGTTTGAAGAATTTATAGGAGATTATTTAGCAGTAGCAATTAGTGACAAAGGTATTGTTTATTCTCAAAAATCAAATCAATTTATTTCCAATCATGCTGGGATGACGGAACAGGAACTGAAGATACCACTTATAGCAATATGCAAAAAATGA
- a CDS encoding alpha/beta hydrolase family protein, with the protein MRMLEVILFLVILTTTGGILFVKPNRRLDIVFLMSVVLVMLLHGTINHFRIQMLPSYAVALVLVIVLIHRLIKSDSKHKSQSIPKSLLKKSFVSILVLIFIGTSAYLSFLLPVFTMPKPTGNYGIGTVSPHLTDESRAETLSTSPDDKREIMVNVWYPVDQKDIKGKAVEHYPSELGEAISLVFNIPKQLFTHLSQVPTHVVQGAKISTAESKYPVLLFSPGVRSTRFQSLTTIEELVSHGYIVVGLDHPYTSAKVAFPDGRSIFYKPDIKSMTASELYKHNIGNVGIRVADVRFLLDTLTKWNKKDPNSLLQGKLDLERIGMFGHSYGGATTAEALAQDNRLKAGVSLEGGFWGSVSQKGLKQPFMYLMSGGTAASFDPSTIKKDKVFYEEFIPDLQSVINKSTNSTYYLTVDHFIHQSFTDISLMSPLLFAKGIDPVHNIDITRSYVRAFFDQYFKGNHSILLDGPSSKYPEVKFSDIYTKKRLN; encoded by the coding sequence ATGAGAATGTTAGAGGTTATTTTATTCCTAGTGATTTTGACAACTACTGGTGGAATTCTTTTTGTAAAACCAAATCGCCGTCTGGATATAGTTTTTTTGATGTCCGTGGTGCTAGTTATGTTACTACATGGAACTATTAATCATTTTCGCATACAGATGCTTCCATCTTATGCCGTAGCATTGGTGCTGGTAATCGTCTTAATCCACAGATTGATAAAATCAGACAGTAAACATAAATCTCAATCTATACCTAAGTCACTATTAAAAAAGAGCTTTGTATCCATTTTGGTTTTGATATTCATCGGTACGTCTGCGTATTTAAGCTTTCTGTTGCCTGTCTTTACTATGCCTAAGCCAACTGGTAACTATGGAATTGGTACTGTTTCCCCTCATCTTACTGATGAATCCCGTGCTGAAACTTTAAGTACCTCTCCCGATGACAAGCGAGAGATCATGGTAAATGTCTGGTATCCAGTTGACCAAAAGGATATTAAAGGAAAAGCAGTTGAACATTACCCTTCTGAACTAGGAGAGGCAATTAGCCTAGTGTTTAATATACCTAAGCAGTTATTCACCCATTTGTCACAAGTTCCTACTCATGTTGTCCAGGGCGCTAAAATATCAACAGCTGAATCCAAGTATCCAGTACTGTTGTTCTCTCCCGGAGTACGCTCCACCCGTTTTCAGAGCTTGACAACTATTGAAGAACTTGTAAGTCATGGGTATATAGTAGTAGGCCTGGATCATCCATATACATCTGCCAAGGTAGCATTTCCTGATGGACGTTCTATTTTCTACAAGCCAGATATCAAAAGTATGACAGCATCTGAGCTATACAAACATAACATTGGGAATGTAGGAATTCGTGTAGCAGATGTCAGATTCCTTCTTGACACTCTTACAAAATGGAATAAAAAAGATCCTAATTCTCTACTCCAAGGTAAGCTAGACCTTGAGCGTATTGGAATGTTCGGACATTCCTATGGAGGAGCAACAACTGCAGAAGCCCTAGCTCAAGATAATCGACTAAAGGCAGGTGTAAGTCTAGAAGGCGGATTCTGGGGGAGTGTTTCTCAAAAGGGTTTAAAGCAGCCGTTTATGTATTTGATGTCAGGCGGTACAGCCGCAAGCTTTGATCCATCTACTATAAAAAAAGATAAGGTGTTCTATGAGGAGTTTATCCCTGATCTCCAATCGGTTATAAACAAAAGTACTAACAGCACATACTATTTAACTGTAGATCATTTTATTCATCAGAGCTTTACAGATATATCACTAATGTCTCCTTTACTTTTTGCCAAGGGCATTGATCCAGTTCATAACATAGATATTACAAGATCTTATGTAAGAGCTTTTTTTGACCAGTATTTTAAAGGTAACCATTCAATTCTTCTAGATGGGCCTTCGTCTAAGTACCCTGAAGTAAAATTTAGTGATATATACACGAAAAAAAGATTGAATTAA
- a CDS encoding MerR family transcriptional regulator, with translation MTRGELARQTGISTSTIRYYEDSGILPAPKRIDNGYRIYTDDYLVKIKFIKDAKSLGYSLKEIKEILQMLSQEMDGENLKGLVKNKICEIEERIKTLHSIQRMLTDLLNTSEEDIQNYLQSFRI, from the coding sequence ATGACACGCGGTGAACTAGCAAGGCAAACTGGGATAAGTACATCAACTATACGCTACTATGAAGATAGTGGCATCTTGCCTGCCCCAAAGCGGATAGACAATGGTTATCGAATCTACACAGATGATTATCTTGTGAAAATTAAATTCATCAAAGATGCTAAATCATTAGGATATTCTCTAAAAGAAATCAAAGAAATACTGCAAATGCTCAGTCAAGAAATGGATGGAGAGAATTTAAAAGGATTGGTAAAGAATAAAATCTGCGAAATTGAAGAGAGAATTAAAACCCTGCACTCTATTCAAAGGATGCTTACTGATTTGCTCAATACTTCTGAAGAAGACATACAAAACTATTTACAATCGTTTCGTATATAA
- a CDS encoding staygreen family protein — translation MSKLNPEKLSVEFRDGVTSTEPILGRRYTLTHSDITAELFLTIGLTYAYDKISSMRDEVLGEWIEKGKNYFFHVYLHVDGNNPIVTGVRNHIFRRELPLALEAIRYGDRKFFISHPKLDNSPIIVHFMSSYPSFNRIEKWGTFSDYSLKKR, via the coding sequence ATGAGCAAATTGAACCCTGAAAAACTTTCAGTGGAATTTAGAGATGGAGTAACTAGCACAGAGCCTATTCTAGGAAGACGCTACACCCTTACTCATTCTGATATAACCGCAGAGCTTTTTTTAACCATTGGATTAACCTATGCCTATGACAAAATTAGTTCTATGCGGGATGAAGTTCTTGGTGAATGGATTGAAAAAGGGAAAAACTACTTCTTTCATGTGTATCTACATGTAGATGGAAACAATCCAATTGTTACAGGTGTACGAAACCATATTTTCAGGCGTGAACTTCCTCTTGCTTTAGAGGCTATTAGATATGGTGATAGAAAATTTTTTATTTCTCACCCCAAGCTAGATAATTCTCCAATAATAGTACATTTTATGTCATCTTATCCTAGCTTTAATAGAATAGAAAAATGGGGTACTTTTTCAGATTATTCTTTGAAAAAGCGATAA
- a CDS encoding alpha/beta hydrolase, whose amino-acid sequence MKKVIKIGLVILVILVIAGFFIIKNLTETKNGKLNMYVATNLQLYKILNPKSLNSKSIEETRGDLNKQSTRWSNKPIPFSNIKNLHIKMNNEKIPVRIYTPEKGSNFPIIIYSHGGFWIGGNVDTIDGVCRKLSQNTKAIVISVNYRLAPENPFPAGLNDVYNVLQWTYKNAKSINGDEKHIAVVGDSAGGNLSAAVSSMSRDKNGPPITCQVLIYPSTNIFKLNSKSWSHFSNSLNVSTEDMEKYISIYAPKKEDRKNPYASPLLSKDLRKLPDTLVVTAEIDPLRDEGEAYANKLKESGVKAEVTRYKGITHGFITMDKITNKADEALNQISLYIQKEFQK is encoded by the coding sequence GTGAAAAAAGTAATAAAAATAGGATTGGTTATTCTAGTTATACTTGTAATAGCAGGATTTTTTATTATTAAGAATTTAACTGAGACCAAGAATGGTAAGCTTAATATGTATGTTGCTACAAACTTGCAGTTATATAAAATTCTTAATCCTAAATCACTCAATAGTAAATCAATTGAAGAAACTAGAGGAGATTTAAATAAACAATCAACTAGGTGGTCAAATAAACCTATACCATTTTCCAATATTAAAAACCTTCATATAAAAATGAATAATGAAAAAATACCAGTACGAATATATACACCTGAAAAGGGTAGTAATTTCCCTATAATCATTTATTCACATGGTGGTTTCTGGATTGGAGGAAATGTTGATACTATTGATGGGGTTTGTAGAAAGCTTTCGCAGAATACAAAAGCAATTGTAATATCTGTAAACTATAGGCTTGCCCCAGAAAATCCTTTCCCCGCTGGTCTTAATGATGTATATAATGTGCTTCAGTGGACTTATAAAAATGCAAAAAGCATAAATGGAGATGAAAAACATATAGCAGTTGTAGGGGACAGTGCAGGTGGAAATCTTTCAGCTGCAGTTTCATCAATGTCACGGGATAAAAATGGACCTCCTATAACATGTCAGGTATTAATATATCCATCAACAAATATATTTAAACTGAACAGTAAATCTTGGTCTCATTTTTCTAATAGCTTAAATGTTTCAACAGAGGATATGGAAAAGTATATTTCAATTTATGCACCAAAAAAAGAAGATAGGAAAAACCCTTATGCATCCCCACTTTTATCTAAGGATCTTAGAAAATTACCTGATACACTCGTAGTGACAGCAGAAATTGATCCTCTTAGAGATGAAGGGGAAGCTTATGCTAATAAACTAAAAGAATCTGGGGTTAAAGCAGAGGTTACTAGATATAAAGGTATTACTCATGGATTTATTACAATGGATAAGATTACAAATAAAGCAGACGAAGCATTAAATCAAATTTCTCTATATATACAAAAAGAGTTTCAAAAATAA
- a CDS encoding DUF2935 domain-containing protein — MYCYTYVNQFACIFNELELWTHISSEHPTFLKTVASLSKINLPKSAVDKLDEIHKRFLGLYNDVVYLRKALRDNPMLYYQSIGNIRRLINKFMFYDTQALSFYPELLKFGKENKVWQELVKHIIDEQHFMLELFKDLILQIR, encoded by the coding sequence ATGTATTGTTACACTTATGTAAACCAATTTGCTTGTATTTTTAACGAACTTGAACTATGGACCCATATTTCAAGTGAACATCCAACTTTTCTTAAGACGGTGGCTTCTCTCTCTAAGATTAATCTGCCAAAATCTGCTGTAGATAAACTTGATGAGATTCATAAAAGGTTTTTAGGACTATATAACGATGTAGTGTACTTAAGAAAAGCTTTAAGGGATAATCCTATGTTATATTATCAATCTATTGGAAATATAAGAAGACTTATTAATAAATTCATGTTTTATGATACTCAAGCTCTATCCTTCTACCCTGAATTACTTAAGTTTGGGAAAGAAAATAAAGTTTGGCAAGAACTAGTTAAGCATATAATTGATGAACAACATTTTATGCTTGAACTATTTAAAGATTTAATATTACAAATAAGATAA
- a CDS encoding amidohydrolase, whose protein sequence is MDQILIKNGYIITMDSSKKIFEKGDVLIEDSKIIAIGNVEAQLIKSNVEIIDAKGKIIMPGLVNTHVHLSQQLARGLADDVDLLTWLRKRIWPYESNMNLEDSYISSLACCTELIRSGVTTFCEAGGQEVDGMGKAVEEAGLRGILCRSTMDCGDGLPLKWQETTEESLEKQVELLEKWNGKGDGRIKYWFGLRTIFNTTDKLITKTKELADKYKVGIHMHVAEIEEEVRYAEATRGETTVQHLAKLGVLDKNFLAVHTVWLTEQEIDLFKLHNVKVSHNPGAAMKVVLGFAHIPEMLEKGINVSIGTDGAPSNNRMDMFDEMHLTSLIHKGRRLNPKVVPADEVLEMATMNGAKCALWENEIGSLEVGKKADLIIINPKSIGNLPMHDPIGNIVYSMHSSDVESSMCNGKWLMKNKVLLTIDEEDIIREAQEKATALVKKACIVLPKRF, encoded by the coding sequence ATGGATCAAATCTTAATAAAAAATGGTTATATTATAACAATGGATTCTTCAAAGAAAATATTTGAGAAGGGGGATGTTTTAATTGAGGATTCTAAAATTATTGCTATAGGTAATGTGGAGGCTCAATTAATTAAATCTAATGTTGAAATTATAGATGCTAAAGGAAAAATTATAATGCCAGGTTTAGTAAATACCCATGTGCATTTATCACAACAATTAGCTAGAGGGTTAGCTGATGATGTAGATCTTTTAACTTGGCTTCGCAAACGTATATGGCCTTATGAAAGTAATATGAATTTAGAGGATTCTTATATTTCTTCATTAGCCTGTTGTACAGAACTAATACGTTCAGGTGTTACTACCTTTTGTGAAGCTGGTGGACAAGAAGTAGATGGTATGGGAAAAGCTGTAGAAGAAGCAGGACTTAGAGGTATTCTTTGTCGTTCTACTATGGACTGCGGTGATGGTTTGCCATTAAAGTGGCAAGAAACCACAGAGGAATCTTTAGAAAAACAAGTAGAGTTGCTTGAAAAGTGGAATGGTAAAGGAGATGGACGTATTAAGTATTGGTTTGGCTTAAGAACTATTTTTAATACTACGGATAAATTAATAACTAAAACTAAGGAACTAGCAGATAAATATAAAGTAGGTATTCATATGCATGTTGCTGAAATAGAAGAGGAAGTTAGATATGCAGAAGCAACTCGTGGTGAAACCACTGTTCAGCATTTAGCTAAATTAGGGGTATTAGATAAAAACTTTTTAGCTGTACATACAGTATGGCTTACAGAACAAGAAATTGATTTATTTAAGCTTCATAATGTAAAAGTATCCCATAATCCTGGTGCTGCAATGAAAGTTGTTTTAGGTTTTGCACATATTCCAGAAATGCTTGAAAAAGGAATCAATGTTTCAATCGGAACTGATGGCGCTCCTTCTAATAATAGAATGGATATGTTTGATGAAATGCATTTAACATCATTAATACATAAAGGTAGAAGATTGAATCCAAAGGTTGTTCCTGCTGATGAGGTATTAGAAATGGCTACAATGAATGGTGCTAAATGTGCCCTTTGGGAGAATGAAATAGGATCTTTGGAGGTAGGAAAAAAAGCAGATTTAATAATTATTAACCCTAAATCTATTGGCAACCTTCCTATGCATGATCCAATTGGAAATATAGTATATTCAATGCACTCTAGTGATGTAGAATCTTCTATGTGTAATGGTAAGTGGTTAATGAAGAATAAAGTATTATTAACTATAGATGAAGAGGATATTATTAGAGAAGCACAAGAAAAAGCAACAGCTTTAGTTAAAAAAGCATGTATTGTCTTACCAAAACGTTTTTAA
- a CDS encoding nucleobase:cation symporter-2 family protein yields the protein MKNTKDTNLIVGIDEKISLRYAFFLGLQHVFAMDLYIVPIILAGILSLDGQNTAYFIQMSFIAAGIATLIQTGLCMRLPIMQGPSYIPIGALAAIGSKLGLQAMVGSLIPGSLFLMILGYPLRFLSKIISKFIPHIVGGTVIVIVGISLMPVAMTNVFTAPGNLKINCILALISSSLLVSCMMIGRRANKFGKAVRLTSVMISLVGGTIAASLLGVVDFTPVTKAAWFSFPKLLPFGKPVFDLKAILTMLFIYAVILVETSGTWFAVSAVTGSELTDEGLNRGAVGEGIGCFVGALFGGTPMTGYSTNAGIIAVTGVGSRMAIIAGGIILIALGMLPKLMNVIACIPSAVVSGVFAVVCVIIAMNGFKSIQHENFDERNMLLIGLPILLALGTTVIPKDILNSLPSLANYIFSSGITVGALAAVILNILLPKTDEKVVKTQEYEKAM from the coding sequence ATGAAAAACACTAAAGATACTAATTTAATTGTTGGAATTGATGAAAAAATTAGCTTAAGATACGCCTTTTTTCTAGGTTTACAACATGTTTTTGCCATGGATTTATACATAGTTCCTATAATATTGGCAGGTATTTTATCTCTTGATGGCCAAAATACAGCCTATTTTATACAAATGAGCTTTATAGCCGCTGGAATTGCTACACTAATACAAACTGGTTTATGTATGCGATTGCCTATTATGCAGGGACCTTCTTATATTCCCATAGGTGCTTTGGCTGCTATAGGTAGTAAGTTAGGATTACAAGCTATGGTGGGCAGTTTGATCCCAGGTTCACTATTTTTAATGATACTTGGGTATCCACTACGTTTTCTTTCAAAAATAATTTCTAAATTTATTCCACATATAGTTGGAGGCACTGTTATTGTCATAGTAGGAATATCTTTAATGCCTGTGGCTATGACTAATGTTTTTACTGCACCAGGTAATTTAAAAATAAATTGTATCCTTGCCCTTATCTCATCATCTTTATTAGTTAGCTGTATGATGATAGGACGTAGAGCAAATAAGTTTGGTAAAGCTGTTAGACTTACATCTGTAATGATTTCATTAGTTGGTGGCACTATAGCAGCTTCATTATTAGGGGTAGTAGATTTTACACCTGTTACAAAGGCAGCTTGGTTTTCATTTCCTAAATTATTGCCCTTCGGAAAACCAGTATTTGATTTAAAAGCAATTTTAACTATGTTATTTATTTATGCAGTTATTTTAGTTGAAACCTCAGGAACTTGGTTTGCAGTTTCTGCTGTTACAGGAAGCGAATTAACAGATGAAGGTTTAAATAGAGGTGCTGTGGGCGAGGGAATTGGTTGTTTTGTAGGTGCATTGTTCGGTGGCACTCCAATGACAGGCTATTCCACAAATGCAGGTATTATTGCGGTAACAGGTGTAGGGAGCAGAATGGCTATTATTGCTGGAGGAATTATATTAATTGCCCTAGGAATGTTACCTAAATTAATGAATGTAATTGCTTGTATACCTAGTGCAGTTGTTAGCGGAGTTTTTGCAGTAGTTTGTGTAATTATTGCTATGAATGGTTTTAAATCAATTCAACATGAAAATTTTGATGAAAGAAATATGCTTTTAATTGGACTACCAATTCTTTTAGCTCTTGGAACTACTGTTATACCTAAGGATATATTAAATAGTTTGCCAAGTCTTGCAAATTATATTTTTTCCTCTGGAATTACAGTAGGAGCCTTGGCTGCAGTAATATTAAATATACTTTTACCTAAAACAGATGAGAAAGTAGTTAAAACACAAGAATATGAAAAAGCTATGTAG
- a CDS encoding DUF421 domain-containing protein, producing the protein MDYYWFFQVILIFLVGTFILRIGGRKSISQMTIPQTIVMIGLGSLLIQPITGKGLLATFIAAFIIVILMVLTEYLQVKVDFFENIFSGKSVIVIENGKLNIKNMKKIRMTVDKLETRLRQAGISSIEDVKHATIEVSGQLGYELKEDKKPLTVGQFKSLINEIMVNSNAKFEVEKNIENNIFEELNNKKFESNENEP; encoded by the coding sequence ATGGATTACTATTGGTTTTTTCAGGTAATTCTTATTTTTTTAGTTGGTACATTTATTTTGAGAATAGGTGGAAGAAAATCAATTTCTCAAATGACCATACCACAAACTATTGTAATGATAGGGTTGGGATCATTATTAATTCAACCTATAACAGGAAAGGGGTTACTTGCTACCTTTATTGCAGCATTTATAATAGTTATCTTAATGGTGCTTACTGAATATCTGCAAGTAAAAGTAGATTTTTTTGAAAATATATTTTCAGGTAAATCAGTTATTGTCATTGAAAATGGCAAATTAAACATTAAAAATATGAAAAAAATAAGAATGACGGTTGATAAACTTGAAACACGTTTGAGACAAGCCGGAATATCCTCTATTGAGGATGTCAAGCATGCAACAATAGAAGTTAGTGGTCAATTGGGGTATGAACTTAAAGAGGATAAAAAACCCCTTACAGTAGGGCAATTTAAATCACTAATAAATGAAATAATGGTAAATAGTAATGCAAAATTTGAAGTTGAAAAAAATATAGAAAATAATATTTTTGAAGAATTAAATAATAAAAAATTTGAAAGCAATGAAAATGAACCATAA